One Spinacia oleracea cultivar Varoflay chromosome 4, BTI_SOV_V1, whole genome shotgun sequence DNA segment encodes these proteins:
- the LOC130459802 gene encoding uncharacterized protein, whose product MDHDPLATMQISGVNVTSWAVVPTPTPTPTPITTSNPNTTTPVDDFFTVHISYQNNYIPNFVGKTTTFKMDRRENLVWDAMFNVSDWLEKLDVHGDAHPCAIDVMTESFECLLDEASDDGCRRKSLAMVVNINMGKEFEYDDDDDDQDPMFSDDFDQLSPQEEDDDDDDEPEVEYEAVQEEDLMDDDDDDDDDDDLEEPEVEDEEEVRSQLRFRLEVSGVDFCNGYTENCCSICLDEFNKSHDVAKLTCSHIFHEDCLLSWTYEDRKGTCPLCRSELFMC is encoded by the coding sequence ATGGATCATGATCCTTTAGCAACAATGCAAATCTCCGGTGTGAATGTAACATCTTGGGCAGTCGTACCAACTCCGACTCCGACTCCGACTCCGATTACAACATCAAACCCTAACACCACCACCCCTGTCGATGACTTCTTTACGGTTCACATTAGCTATCAAAATAACTATATCCCCAACTTCGTCGGAAAAACCACGACTTTCAAGATGGATAGACGTGAAAACCTAGTGTGGGATGCAATGTTTAATGTTTCGGATTGGCTAGAGAAGCTTGATGTGCATGGTGATGCTCATCCTTGTGCCATTGATGTCATGACAGAAAGCTTTGAGTGTCTTCTCGATGAGGCTTCCGATGATGGTTGCCGGCGTAAGTCTCTTGCAATGGTTGTCAACATCAACATGGGTAAGGAGTTTGagtatgatgatgatgatgatgatcaagACCCCATGTTTTCTGATGATTTCGATCAACTTTCCCCCCAagaggaggatgatgatgatgatgatgagcctGAGGTTGAATATGAGGCGGTCCAGGAAGAGGATCTTATggatgatgatgacgatgatgacgACGACGATGATCTAGAAGAGCCAGAGGTCGAGGATGAAGAGGAGGTTCGTAGTCAACTAAGGTTCCGACTAGAGGTAAGTGGAGTCGATTTCTGTAACGGTTACACGGAGAATTGTTGTTCGATATGTTTGGATGAGTTTAACAAGTCACACGATGTGGCTAAGCTCACTTGCTCTCATATCTTTCATGAAGACTGTTTGCTTTCTTGGACTTATGAGGATCGGAAAGGCACTTGTCCATTATGTCGATCAGAGTTATTCATGTGTTAA
- the LOC110782625 gene encoding protein FAR1-RELATED SEQUENCE 9 isoform X1 — protein sequence MNTGRQRSMSGGCQHVLGYLKRMHFENPNFYYAIRGDHDRSTSNIFWIDAASRINYNYFGDTIVFDTSYCSSDYKVPFATFTGLNHHGQPVRFGCAVMLDESEAAYIWLFQTWLHAVSGKSPVSITTEPARFVQMAVSQVLPNTRLRYCKWSMFKETQTHLGHVYESHPTFEAEFRKCVDESETIEEFESRWGTLLEQYYLMDDEWMQSVYDARRMWVPVYMRDTFFGEHCVEGNEGRNIYFDGFITADTTLQVLIQDYEKAVGCWHEKELRAEDDTSNTMPLLKTPSPMEKQAANVYTRKIFMKFQEELVETLVNPATELEESGGVTMFRVAKFGEDHRDRIVTYNSLETKASCSCQMFEFSGVICRHILAVFRAKNVLTLPSEYLLKRWTRNAKSGGSLDEHAMEEPTNSRESLTIRYDNLRQDAVKFVEEGAKSIQVYNVAMNALEEAAKKVAAVKNQGVAQGGSLANDDNPVASCLSAVSSEEKSKKIQELTTELENTNKRCEVYRANLLAVLKDMEDQKLKLSVKVHNARFSLKE from the exons ATGAACACAGGCAGGCAAAGGTCCATGAGCGGTGGGTGTCAGCATGTATTGGGTTACCTGAAGCGAATGCACTTTGAGAATCCTAATTTTTATTACGCGATCCGGGGCGATCATGATCGTTCGACTTCCAATATTTTCTGGATTGATGCTGCTTCCCGGATTAACTATAACTACTTTGGCGACACTATAgtttttgatacctcgtattgtAGCAGTGACTATAAAGTACCATTTGCGACTTTTACGGGACTAAATCATCATGGGCAGCCAGTACGTTTTGGTTGTGCTGTAATGCTTGATGAATCGGAGGCTGCTTACATTTGGTTGTTCCAGACATGGCTTCACGCAGTGTCAGGGAAAAGCCCGGTGTCGATCACAACAGAGCCTGCTAGGTTTGTGCAGATGGCAGTATCTCAAGTTTTGCCCAATACCCGGCTTCGTTACTGCAAATGGAGCATGTTTAAAGAGACTCAAACTCATTTGGGTCATGTTTATGAGTCACATCCTACTTTTGAGGCAGAGTTCAGGAAGTGTGTTGATGAGAGTGAGACAATTGAGGAATTTGAATCTAGATGGGGGACGCTTTTGGAACAGTATTATTTGATGGATGATGAATGGATGCAGTCAGTCTATGATGCTCGGCGTATGTGGGTGCCTGTTTACATGCGAGACACCTTCTTTGGTGAGCACTGTGTTGAAGGAAATGAGGGCAGAAATATATATTTTGACGGGTTTATAACTGCTGATACCACCTTACAAGTGCTGATTCAAGATTATGAAAAAGCTGTTGGGTGTTGGCATGAGAAGGAACTACGGGCAGAAGATGATACAAGTAACACGATGCCTTTGTTGAAGACCCCATCACCAATGGAGAAACAGGCTGCAAATGTGTACACCAGGAAAATATTCATGAAGTTCCAAGAGGAGCTTGTTGAGACCCTGGTTAATCCTGCAACAGAACTTGAGGAATCAGGAGGAGTCACCATGTTTCGTGTGGCTAAGTTTGGGGAAGATCATAGAGATCGTATTGTCACTTACAATTCTTTAGAAACAAAAGCTAGTTGTAGCTGCCAAATGTTTGAATTCTCAGGTGTCATTTGTAGGCACATATTAGCAGTTTTCAGAGCAAAAAACGTGCTTACTCTTCCTTCAGAATACTTATTGAAAAGATGGacaagaaatgccaaaagtggAGGTTCGTTGGATGAACATGCTATGGAGGAACCAACCAATTCACGAGAGTCTTTGACTATTCGATATGACAACCTGCGGCAGGATGCCGTTAAATTTGTGGAAGAAGGTGCAAAATCTATTCAGGTTTACAATGTAGCTATGAATGCTCTGGAGGAAGCTGCAAAGAAGGTTGCTGCTGTGAAGAATCAAGGAGTTGCACAAGGTGGCTCTTTGGCGAATGATGACAATCCAGTGGCATCTTGCCTATCTGCAGTAAGTTCG GAAGAGAAGTCTAAGAAAATCCAAGAATTGACAACTGAGTTGGAAAATACAAACAAGCGGTGTGAGGTCTATCGTGCAAACTTGCTAGCGGTTCTGAAAGATATGGAGGACCAGAAGTTGAAGCTTTCTGTCAAAGTCCACAATGCAAGATTCAGTTTGAAAGAGTGA
- the LOC110782625 gene encoding protein FAR1-RELATED SEQUENCE 9 isoform X2: protein MNTGRQRSMSGGCQHVLGYLKRMHFENPNFYYAIRGDHDRSTSNIFWIDAASRINYNYFGDTIVFDTSYCSSDYKVPFATFTGLNHHGQPVRFGCAVMLDESEAAYIWLFQTWLHAVSGKSPVSITTEPARFVQMAVSQVLPNTRLRYCKWSMFKETQTHLGHVYESHPTFEAEFRKCVDESETIEEFESRWGTLLEQYYLMDDEWMQSVYDARRMWVPVYMRDTFFGEHCVEGNEGRNIYFDGFITADTTLQVLIQDYEKAVGCWHEKELRAEDDTSNTMPLLKTPSPMEKQAANVYTRKIFMKFQEELVETLVNPATELEESGGVTMFRVAKFGEDHRDRIVTYNSLETKASCSCQMFEFSGVICRHILAVFRAKNVLTLPSEYLLKRWTRNAKSGGSLDEHAMEEPTNSRESLTIRYDNLRQDAVKFVEEGAKSIQVYNVAMNALEEAAKKVAAVKNQGVAQGGSLANDDNPVASCLSAEEKSKKIQELTTELENTNKRCEVYRANLLAVLKDMEDQKLKLSVKVHNARFSLKE, encoded by the exons ATGAACACAGGCAGGCAAAGGTCCATGAGCGGTGGGTGTCAGCATGTATTGGGTTACCTGAAGCGAATGCACTTTGAGAATCCTAATTTTTATTACGCGATCCGGGGCGATCATGATCGTTCGACTTCCAATATTTTCTGGATTGATGCTGCTTCCCGGATTAACTATAACTACTTTGGCGACACTATAgtttttgatacctcgtattgtAGCAGTGACTATAAAGTACCATTTGCGACTTTTACGGGACTAAATCATCATGGGCAGCCAGTACGTTTTGGTTGTGCTGTAATGCTTGATGAATCGGAGGCTGCTTACATTTGGTTGTTCCAGACATGGCTTCACGCAGTGTCAGGGAAAAGCCCGGTGTCGATCACAACAGAGCCTGCTAGGTTTGTGCAGATGGCAGTATCTCAAGTTTTGCCCAATACCCGGCTTCGTTACTGCAAATGGAGCATGTTTAAAGAGACTCAAACTCATTTGGGTCATGTTTATGAGTCACATCCTACTTTTGAGGCAGAGTTCAGGAAGTGTGTTGATGAGAGTGAGACAATTGAGGAATTTGAATCTAGATGGGGGACGCTTTTGGAACAGTATTATTTGATGGATGATGAATGGATGCAGTCAGTCTATGATGCTCGGCGTATGTGGGTGCCTGTTTACATGCGAGACACCTTCTTTGGTGAGCACTGTGTTGAAGGAAATGAGGGCAGAAATATATATTTTGACGGGTTTATAACTGCTGATACCACCTTACAAGTGCTGATTCAAGATTATGAAAAAGCTGTTGGGTGTTGGCATGAGAAGGAACTACGGGCAGAAGATGATACAAGTAACACGATGCCTTTGTTGAAGACCCCATCACCAATGGAGAAACAGGCTGCAAATGTGTACACCAGGAAAATATTCATGAAGTTCCAAGAGGAGCTTGTTGAGACCCTGGTTAATCCTGCAACAGAACTTGAGGAATCAGGAGGAGTCACCATGTTTCGTGTGGCTAAGTTTGGGGAAGATCATAGAGATCGTATTGTCACTTACAATTCTTTAGAAACAAAAGCTAGTTGTAGCTGCCAAATGTTTGAATTCTCAGGTGTCATTTGTAGGCACATATTAGCAGTTTTCAGAGCAAAAAACGTGCTTACTCTTCCTTCAGAATACTTATTGAAAAGATGGacaagaaatgccaaaagtggAGGTTCGTTGGATGAACATGCTATGGAGGAACCAACCAATTCACGAGAGTCTTTGACTATTCGATATGACAACCTGCGGCAGGATGCCGTTAAATTTGTGGAAGAAGGTGCAAAATCTATTCAGGTTTACAATGTAGCTATGAATGCTCTGGAGGAAGCTGCAAAGAAGGTTGCTGCTGTGAAGAATCAAGGAGTTGCACAAGGTGGCTCTTTGGCGAATGATGACAATCCAGTGGCATCTTGCCTATCTGCA GAAGAGAAGTCTAAGAAAATCCAAGAATTGACAACTGAGTTGGAAAATACAAACAAGCGGTGTGAGGTCTATCGTGCAAACTTGCTAGCGGTTCTGAAAGATATGGAGGACCAGAAGTTGAAGCTTTCTGTCAAAGTCCACAATGCAAGATTCAGTTTGAAAGAGTGA
- the LOC110782627 gene encoding tubulin-folding cofactor A — translation MSTLRNLKIKTSTCKRLVKELHSYEKEVEREAAKTADMKEKNADPYDLKQQENVLAESRMMIPDCRKRLESALADLKGTLVELEVSSEKEGPEIDEARSTIADVEKSFQSEDA, via the exons ATGTCGACCTTAAGAAACTTGAAGATAAAGACTAGCACTTGTAAGCGTCTTGTTAAAGAGCTTCACTCATATGAGAAAGAGGTTGAAAGAGAAGCTGCTAAAACAGCTGATATGAAGGAGAAAAATGCCGACCCTTATGACCTTAAGCAACAG GAGAATGTGCTGGCTGAATCTAGGATGATGATTCCTGACTGCCGCAAGCGCCTGGAGTCTGCACTGGCTGACCTAAAGGGAACACTG GTCGAGCTGGAAGTGTCTAGTGAGAAAGAAGGCCCAGAAATAGATGAAGCTcgaagcaccattgcggatgtTGAGAAATCGTTCCAAAGTGAAGATGCGTAA
- the LOC110782584 gene encoding protein VACUOLELESS GAMETOPHYTES → MINKEFFHRIHPQHKLKLEYTNIPFNCDGCKGAGIGFKYKCNDVVCEFNLHKSCALAPSTLNHSFYKKCHFQLHNLPPGPILRLCDACHREVEGFVYHCKKCGFDLHPCCVSLPDQVVLNDEKHDYLYLRNKLSRACHCCGRKGKGWAYVSGCKMYNLHVSCVKKLLVESWEAKYLNVDDKYKVISDLGTTRICSLKGSFRHSHGVKLGGGGGGGGGGGGGGLSKCCEIAGSAVNIIVSAILGDPTAIVAGVIGGFILK, encoded by the coding sequence atgataaacaAAGAATTTTTCCATAGAATTCACCCACAACACAAACTAAAACTAGAGTATACCAATATTCCATTCAACTGCGATGGATGCAAGGGAGCCGGAATTGGCTTCAAATACAAATGCAACGACGTCGTTTGTGAGTTCAACCTTCATAAGAGTTGTGCATTAGCACCTTCAACCCTAAACCACTCATTTTACAAGAAATGCCATTTCCAACTCCACAACCTTCCCCCAGGCCCGATCTTAAGGCTATGTGACGCGTGTCACAGGGAAGTTGAAGGGTTTGTATACCATTGTAAGAAATGTGGGTTCGATCTTCATCCTTGTTGTGTAAGTTTACCTGATCAAGTAGTGTTGAATGATGAGAAACATGATTATCTTTACTTGCGTAACAAGTTATCGAGGGCGTGCCATTGTTGTGGTAGGAAAGGGAAAGGTTGGGCTTATGTTTCTGGGTGCAAGATGTATAATCTTCATGTATCCTGTGTTAAGAAGTTGCTTGTTGAGAGTTGGGAGGCTAAATACTTGAATGTAGATGACAAGTACAAGGTAATTAGTGACTTGGGGACAACTAGGATATGTAGTCTTAAGGGGAGTTTTAGACATTCTCATGGTGTTAAATTAggcggtggcggtggtggtggtggtggtggtggaggaggaGGATTGAGCAAGTGTTGTGAGATTGCCGGGAGTGCTGTTAATATTATTGTGTCTGCAATCTTGGGTGATCCTACAGCTATTGTAGCTGGGGTTATTGGGGGATTCATCTTGAAATAA